A single Methanofastidiosum sp. DNA region contains:
- a CDS encoding hydroxymethylglutaryl-CoA synthase, which yields MKPSKSVGIVGYGAYVPKYRIQNTEIARVWGNDPNLVPIREKSVPGADEDSVTIAIEIARNALLRAGIDPKDLRAVWVGTESKPYAVKPTSTIVAEAIAATPFVNAADWEFACKAGSETVQACIAYVGSGMAKYALGIGVDTAQGAPSDALEYTAAAGGAGYIIGSAKESLAVIEGSLSYVTDTPDFWRRQHEHYPKHGNRFTGEPSYFKHVVSSSKALMEELGTKPEDYNYAVFHQPNRKFPLEAAKILGFPKEKVIDGLVSPYIGNTYAGSALLGLAAVLDKAKAGDKIFCTSYGSGAGSDSFSLEVTDKLSDRKVKAPSVKSYIERREEIDYARYARYRKKIRM from the coding sequence ATGAAGCCTAGTAAATCTGTAGGTATTGTAGGCTATGGTGCTTATGTCCCAAAATACAGGATACAGAACACGGAAATTGCGAGGGTATGGGGAAATGACCCAAATCTTGTGCCAATTAGAGAGAAATCAGTTCCAGGTGCCGATGAGGATTCTGTCACGATAGCCATTGAAATAGCCAGAAACGCCTTATTGAGGGCTGGCATAGATCCAAAAGACTTGAGAGCAGTTTGGGTTGGTACAGAATCCAAACCTTATGCCGTTAAACCGACTTCTACAATAGTAGCAGAAGCTATTGCAGCCACACCATTTGTCAATGCTGCAGACTGGGAGTTTGCATGTAAAGCGGGGAGTGAAACAGTCCAGGCATGCATAGCATATGTGGGCTCCGGTATGGCAAAATACGCCCTTGGCATTGGTGTCGATACAGCCCAAGGGGCACCAAGCGATGCTCTTGAATATACTGCCGCCGCAGGTGGAGCTGGATACATTATAGGAAGTGCTAAAGAAAGCTTAGCTGTTATTGAAGGTTCACTATCTTATGTTACAGATACACCAGACTTCTGGAGGAGGCAGCACGAGCATTATCCAAAGCATGGGAATAGGTTTACAGGAGAGCCTTCATACTTCAAGCATGTCGTCAGCAGTTCAAAGGCGCTTATGGAGGAGCTTGGAACAAAACCAGAGGATTACAACTATGCCGTATTCCACCAGCCAAACAGAAAGTTTCCGCTGGAAGCTGCAAAGATACTTGGATTCCCAAAGGAAAAAGTCATTGATGGTTTAGTTTCACCTTATATTGGTAATACATACGCCGGCTCTGCTCTATTGGGGCTTGCCGCAGTTCTTGACAAGGCAAAAGCCGGGGATAAGATCTTCTGCACATCTTATGGGTCTGGCGCAGGGAGCGATTCATTTTCACTTGAAGTAACTGACAAACTTTCTGATAGGAAGGTAAAGGCCCCTTCAGTCAAATCCTATATTGAAAGAAGGGAAGAGATCGACTATGCACGTTATGCAAGGTATAGAAAGAAGATAAGGATGTGA
- a CDS encoding Zn-ribbon domain-containing OB-fold protein, which translates to MDVPRHWREQVRRYRLVGSKCKDCEKLSFPYRKVCPKCRGRNHEDYQLIGRGKILSFTNINSPPKEHKYNLPFAVALIELMEGPVITAQITDARAEELEIGMEVEMVTRKIMEYNDDGIICYGYKFRPIVEYAHP; encoded by the coding sequence ATGGATGTACCAAGGCATTGGAGAGAACAAGTTAGGAGATACAGGCTTGTAGGTTCAAAGTGTAAGGATTGCGAAAAATTATCTTTCCCTTACAGAAAAGTTTGCCCTAAGTGCAGGGGCAGAAATCATGAAGATTACCAGCTTATCGGTAGAGGTAAGATATTATCTTTTACAAACATCAACAGCCCTCCAAAGGAGCACAAGTATAATCTCCCATTTGCAGTGGCCCTGATAGAGCTTATGGAAGGTCCTGTAATAACTGCCCAGATAACTGATGCCAGGGCAGAAGAACTTGAGATTGGCATGGAAGTCGAAATGGTCACAAGGAAGATAATGGAATACAATGACGATGGCATAATATGCTATGGCTATAAATTCAGGCCGATAGTTGAATATGCCCATCCATGA
- a CDS encoding 4Fe-4S binding protein: protein MIHVNSNYCKGCLLCMEYCPKKVYVKSEKLSKKGVFPPEVKYPENCIKCHLCELMCPDFAIIVEDKDDK, encoded by the coding sequence TTGATTCATGTCAACTCAAACTATTGCAAGGGGTGTCTTTTGTGTATGGAATACTGCCCAAAAAAAGTTTATGTGAAGTCTGAAAAATTAAGTAAAAAAGGAGTGTTCCCCCCAGAAGTAAAGTACCCTGAAAATTGTATCAAATGCCACTTATGTGAATTGATGTGTCCTGACTTTGCAATTATTGTGGAGGATAAAGATGACAAATGA
- a CDS encoding thiolase domain-containing protein — protein MDDNVAVIGVGLGKVGEHWEKSLRDLAIESIWMAFEDSGIDKVDALYVGNMSSGPFVEQEHIGALIADFAGLGPIPAVKVEAACGSGGAAFIEGYMGVKSGMYDYVLVTGVEKMTDVLPSKTTSILANASDRDYEAFHGVSFVALNALVMRRYMHEFNVKREDLSIFPVISHKNAPFSKHAMYRKEISLEAVMNSPIIAEPLSLMDCAPICDGAASVILCSEKKAREFTDAPIIVSGVGLATDTLGVHDRKHMTTLSAAVEASKKAYRMAGVTPKDIDIAEIHDAFSIMSALSIEDMGFAKKGQGTKMALEGQHYIGGDLPINLYGGLKARGHPVGATGVYQIGELVYSLRGDGRVDAERGLAENIGGSGATISVCVLERGD, from the coding sequence ATGGACGATAATGTTGCCGTAATTGGAGTTGGACTTGGAAAAGTTGGAGAGCACTGGGAAAAATCATTGAGAGACCTTGCAATAGAGTCTATATGGATGGCATTTGAGGACAGCGGTATAGACAAAGTCGATGCCCTTTATGTTGGAAACATGTCATCTGGGCCGTTTGTAGAACAGGAACACATTGGTGCATTGATAGCTGATTTTGCCGGGCTTGGGCCTATACCTGCCGTTAAAGTGGAGGCAGCATGCGGTTCAGGCGGAGCCGCTTTTATTGAAGGGTATATGGGTGTAAAGTCAGGGATGTATGATTATGTTCTTGTCACAGGTGTAGAAAAGATGACAGACGTCCTTCCATCAAAAACTACCTCAATTCTTGCAAATGCATCAGACAGGGATTATGAGGCATTTCATGGAGTTTCGTTTGTAGCACTAAACGCCCTCGTCATGAGGCGTTACATGCACGAGTTTAATGTAAAAAGGGAAGATCTTTCAATATTCCCCGTCATATCTCACAAAAATGCACCTTTCAGCAAACATGCCATGTACAGGAAGGAAATCTCTCTTGAGGCTGTAATGAATTCACCAATAATAGCCGAACCGCTTTCCCTTATGGACTGCGCCCCAATTTGTGATGGCGCAGCATCTGTAATTCTCTGCTCTGAGAAAAAGGCCAGGGAGTTTACCGATGCCCCAATTATAGTATCCGGAGTTGGCCTTGCAACTGACACTTTAGGCGTGCACGATAGAAAGCACATGACCACCCTTTCTGCAGCAGTTGAAGCCAGCAAGAAGGCCTACAGGATGGCAGGTGTCACTCCAAAGGACATTGACATCGCTGAAATTCACGATGCATTTTCTATTATGAGCGCCCTCTCCATAGAAGACATGGGATTTGCAAAGAAAGGCCAGGGTACAAAGATGGCTTTAGAAGGCCAGCATTATATTGGAGGAGATCTCCCGATAAATCTTTACGGCGGCCTCAAGGCAAGAGGGCACCCTGTCGGTGCAACAGGCGTTTACCAGATAGGAGAGCTTGTTTATAGCCTTAGAGGCGATGGCCGAGTTGACGCTGAAAGAGGATTGGCTGAAAATATAGGTGGCAGTGGGGCAACAATATCTGTATGTGTTCTTGAGAGGGGTGATTAG
- a CDS encoding methanogenesis marker 3 protein has product MQIEIDGNKIEAKDGAALKEIFSDNNISYLKGTTIGVIKKEKETSSYLDEFLVKTTKGSFVIKINDTEEGRLFKKISKQFEKKGVRWKTSTLIAIGSVPTDLKPTKEEQTYYPWDVFFTLAGFDNNTTYIVLSKKIQKGSYGTKNTLGKITQGRHVLALIEEEDEINSIEPVEVFTVEKDFETTADLSYKPKNGERIFTHIKIKLQDNTPMAMEHIFSLTKDGQITVDDVNESYVASQSLIGFDVQNENSNLRKRNSVSVRTEGKDTGAVYIYKKERITTPNHSVAGMIVSGSELIEMLKKGDKIAVKTMPLSLSLLGLTQKEAEGKLKAEGIKQERTGDTSDDAFIVEQEPPYTSEVIKNKSAKTLGIDRNKIIEIELYEDVAPNTVKYFRKITGLVNKPIGKLDIQFAHPTVSLVAFEGGSVEAGGLTPENTPINVSKRGDVGVTNMSRQHKGLIGVRLKEDKAYGPTGEEFDGTNLVGKIDLDKVKIDFNNEKSIYIKEIRK; this is encoded by the coding sequence ATGCAGATAGAAATCGATGGCAATAAGATTGAGGCAAAGGACGGGGCCGCATTAAAGGAGATTTTTTCTGATAATAATATCTCTTACCTAAAAGGGACTACAATTGGGGTAATAAAGAAGGAGAAGGAGACGTCTTCATACCTTGACGAGTTTCTCGTAAAAACGACCAAAGGCTCGTTTGTCATTAAAATTAATGACACTGAAGAGGGAAGGCTGTTTAAAAAAATATCAAAACAGTTTGAAAAAAAGGGTGTTAGGTGGAAGACTTCAACACTTATTGCGATAGGTTCAGTTCCTACAGATTTAAAGCCTACAAAGGAGGAGCAGACCTACTACCCCTGGGATGTTTTTTTCACTCTCGCTGGATTTGATAATAACACCACATATATTGTCCTTTCTAAAAAGATACAGAAAGGAAGCTATGGGACCAAAAATACTCTTGGGAAAATAACCCAAGGGAGGCATGTCCTAGCTCTGATTGAAGAGGAAGATGAGATTAACTCAATTGAGCCAGTTGAAGTTTTCACCGTCGAGAAAGACTTTGAGACCACAGCTGACCTCTCCTATAAGCCAAAGAATGGGGAAAGAATATTTACCCACATCAAAATTAAACTTCAAGATAATACACCTATGGCGATGGAGCACATATTCTCGCTTACTAAAGATGGCCAAATTACTGTTGATGATGTAAATGAGTCATATGTAGCTTCACAGAGTTTGATAGGTTTTGACGTACAAAATGAGAACTCCAATCTAAGAAAAAGGAACTCTGTTTCAGTCAGAACTGAAGGCAAGGACACAGGTGCAGTCTACATCTACAAAAAGGAAAGAATTACCACGCCAAATCACTCCGTTGCCGGCATGATTGTTTCAGGGTCAGAACTAATCGAGATGTTAAAAAAAGGAGACAAAATTGCAGTAAAGACCATGCCCTTAAGTCTATCCCTTCTCGGGCTTACTCAGAAAGAAGCCGAAGGAAAGCTCAAGGCAGAAGGCATCAAACAGGAAAGAACTGGCGATACATCTGACGATGCTTTTATAGTCGAGCAGGAGCCCCCGTACACCTCTGAAGTCATAAAAAACAAATCGGCAAAAACTTTAGGCATTGATAGAAACAAAATCATTGAAATTGAGCTGTACGAAGATGTGGCCCCAAACACAGTAAAATACTTCAGGAAGATCACAGGCCTTGTCAACAAACCTATTGGGAAGCTCGATATTCAGTTTGCGCACCCCACAGTTTCTCTGGTCGCATTTGAAGGGGGCAGCGTTGAGGCTGGAGGGCTCACCCCTGAAAATACGCCGATTAATGTATCAAAGAGGGGGGATGTTGGCGTCACAAACATGTCAAGACAGCACAAGGGGCTTATTGGGGTCAGATTGAAAGAGGATAAGGCATACGGCCCGACTGGCGAAGAGTTTGACGGTACAAATCTTGTTGGCAAAATTGACCTCGACAAAGTTAAAATTGATTTTAATAATGAAAAATCTATTTATATAAAGGAAATCAGGAAATGA
- a CDS encoding 2-oxoacid:acceptor oxidoreductase subunit alpha, whose product MTNDVIRLLGKKNLFIQGDDAAVYGALIADCRFFAGYPITPATEVAEGMALWMPRLGGVYVQMEDEIASIAAVIGASCTGVKSMTATSGPGFSLMQECIGYACMAEIPCVIVNVQRGGPSTGQPTEAAQGDVMQAMWGTHGDHQIIALAPKSVQETLDLTIEAFNLSEDYRVPVILLLDAEIGHMREKVVLPEVVNVKVDERVPATIGPDKYRPYRTGFTRTSKVPEFAPFGSGYRTYVTGLTHDKRGFPVTTSAEVHEELVRRLVEKVQDDMDIIWYHEDSFLEDAEIIVVSYGTTARPAVSAVKMARKNGIKVGHVRLITIWPFNYEKMKELLKNAHTVIVPEMNLGQMVHPIREAVGKNTKVISAPKIGGAIHTPYDILKFIEGEKY is encoded by the coding sequence ATGACAAATGACGTTATTAGACTTTTAGGTAAAAAAAATCTTTTCATACAGGGGGATGACGCCGCTGTTTATGGTGCATTAATCGCAGACTGCAGATTCTTTGCAGGATACCCTATCACACCGGCCACTGAAGTTGCCGAAGGCATGGCATTGTGGATGCCAAGACTTGGTGGCGTTTATGTTCAGATGGAAGATGAGATAGCAAGTATAGCCGCCGTCATCGGGGCATCATGTACCGGGGTAAAATCAATGACTGCAACAAGCGGCCCTGGATTTTCACTGATGCAGGAGTGCATAGGTTACGCATGCATGGCGGAAATACCATGCGTCATTGTAAATGTCCAGAGAGGTGGCCCAAGTACAGGCCAGCCTACAGAAGCAGCCCAGGGTGATGTAATGCAGGCAATGTGGGGCACACACGGGGATCATCAGATAATTGCACTGGCACCAAAATCAGTCCAGGAGACACTTGACCTAACTATTGAAGCATTTAATCTATCTGAAGATTATAGGGTTCCAGTTATTCTTCTATTGGATGCTGAAATTGGGCATATGAGGGAAAAAGTTGTCTTGCCTGAAGTTGTAAATGTCAAGGTGGATGAGAGGGTTCCCGCTACGATAGGGCCCGATAAATATAGGCCATACAGGACTGGGTTCACAAGAACCTCTAAAGTTCCTGAATTCGCGCCATTTGGCTCAGGTTATAGGACGTATGTCACGGGGCTCACACACGACAAGAGAGGGTTTCCTGTCACGACATCTGCTGAAGTGCACGAGGAACTTGTCAGAAGGTTAGTTGAGAAAGTTCAGGATGACATGGATATTATATGGTATCATGAAGATTCATTCCTTGAAGATGCGGAAATTATTGTTGTCTCATATGGTACAACTGCAAGGCCTGCGGTCAGCGCTGTTAAGATGGCCAGAAAGAATGGAATAAAGGTGGGTCATGTTAGACTTATCACAATTTGGCCTTTCAATTATGAAAAGATGAAGGAACTTTTAAAAAATGCCCACACAGTTATTGTCCCTGAGATGAATCTTGGGCAGATGGTTCACCCCATAAGAGAAGCTGTCGGCAAGAATACAAAAGTTATTTCTGCACCAAAAATTGGCGGTGCAATCCATACACCTTACGATATCTTAAAATTTATAGAGGGGGAAAAATATTGA
- the hmgA gene encoding hydroxymethylglutaryl-CoA reductase (NADPH): MNKEEILNKILNGEIKIYQIENYTKTPAEAVEIRREAIQKIKNVTLDYIGRYSLNPDNLFGKNIENMIGAVQVPMGVIGPLKVNGNYANGEFYVPMATSEGALLASANRGASVITSSGGAVTTIFRNGMTRAPVIKLESSRDYYKITEFLHKNFDKIKKEAEKDSRFRKLERIVPYLVGRNLFLRFVYDTGDSMGMNGVTIGTDAALKMIEDKFPEIKCVSLSGNLCTDKKSSAINLIEGRGISITAEVVIPHKVIQTKLKTDANTLIDVNYRKNFLGSAQAGSYGFNAHFANIVAAIFLATGQDIAQVVEGSQGFTTVEEDKNGVYFAVTLPSLEVATVGGGTKIETQKEALDILGISGGGKNSGDNSKAFSEICAATVLAGEISLIGALSARHLAKAHIEYGR; encoded by the coding sequence ATGAATAAAGAAGAGATTTTGAACAAGATACTTAATGGCGAGATAAAGATATACCAGATTGAAAATTATACTAAGACCCCCGCAGAAGCTGTTGAAATAAGGAGAGAGGCAATTCAAAAAATAAAAAATGTAACTCTGGATTACATCGGCAGATATTCTCTTAATCCCGACAATCTTTTTGGCAAGAACATAGAAAACATGATTGGCGCTGTTCAGGTGCCAATGGGGGTTATAGGGCCTTTAAAGGTCAACGGTAATTATGCAAATGGCGAGTTTTATGTCCCCATGGCTACATCAGAAGGGGCACTTCTTGCAAGCGCGAACAGAGGCGCTTCTGTTATTACTTCATCTGGCGGGGCCGTAACAACAATATTTAGAAACGGCATGACAAGAGCTCCCGTTATTAAGTTAGAATCTTCCAGAGACTATTACAAAATAACTGAGTTCCTCCACAAGAACTTTGATAAAATCAAGAAGGAAGCTGAAAAAGATTCCCGATTCAGAAAGCTTGAGAGGATAGTTCCTTACCTTGTGGGAAGGAATCTTTTTTTAAGATTTGTATATGACACAGGGGATTCTATGGGGATGAACGGTGTTACAATCGGAACAGACGCCGCTTTGAAAATGATTGAAGATAAATTCCCAGAGATAAAGTGTGTTTCACTCTCAGGAAATCTTTGCACTGATAAAAAATCTTCGGCGATAAATCTAATCGAAGGGAGAGGCATAAGCATTACAGCTGAAGTCGTGATACCACATAAGGTAATCCAGACTAAACTCAAGACAGATGCAAATACCTTAATTGATGTTAACTATAGAAAAAATTTCCTTGGCTCAGCCCAAGCTGGGTCCTATGGATTCAACGCACATTTTGCAAATATTGTCGCCGCAATCTTTCTAGCTACTGGCCAAGACATTGCCCAGGTAGTTGAAGGGAGTCAGGGATTTACTACAGTTGAAGAGGATAAAAACGGAGTATACTTTGCCGTTACACTTCCCTCTCTTGAAGTTGCAACTGTTGGCGGCGGAACTAAGATCGAGACGCAAAAAGAAGCACTTGATATACTAGGTATTTCAGGTGGCGGAAAAAATAGCGGTGACAACTCCAAGGCATTTTCAGAGATATGCGCAGCAACAGTTTTAGCCGGCGAGATATCCCTCATTGGAGCACTTTCAGCAAGGCATCTCGCAAAGGCGCATATAGAATATGGACGGTAA